A genomic stretch from Cydia amplana chromosome 1, ilCydAmpl1.1, whole genome shotgun sequence includes:
- the LOC134651951 gene encoding kelch-like protein 10 isoform X2, with protein MENDPNNTTAGRETGRCMSVAAMQALHRLRECRLLCDAIVRADDGAAFPVHRAILSACSPYFLALFTTTLHSREQSDVLISGVRSEILLLLIEYAYLRRIDVTDGNVHELLMTADFLAFLGVLQICCDHLRTSLNPRNCLGIMTFARRVFCYKLEADARRYLLRYFVTVSAQSDEFLHLPLEELNSIILEDELNVKSEEAVWEAVLRWVNYEPDVRWQHTVKLMGSIRLGLLDTQFFLENVKDHPYVTGNEGSRPIIIETLKFLYDLEMIAQRDGEVATPEIARPRVPHEVLFAIGGWSGGSPTAFIETYDTRADRWIKVEEVDPAGPRAYHGTAVLGYCIYVIGGFDGMDYFNSCRCFDAVTKTWREVAPMNARRCYVSVAVLGETIYAMGGYDGHHRQNTAERFNHRTNQWSLVAPMNAQRSDASAAALDNKIYITGGFNGQECMNTVEVYDPDTNQWTNLAPMRSRRSGVSCIAYHSKIYVIGGFNGISRMCSGEVYDPGTNTWSPVPDMYNPRSNFAIEVIDDMIFAIGGFNGVTTIYHVECYDERTNEWYEATDMNIYRSALSACVIMGLPNVYDYIHKHRERLMEEKRQKILLSETARHGQLRTALPDVHLMEDNDDMLEQLGLMENQANVPVPPPPPPPPQLQDRE; from the exons ATGGAAAACGACCCGAACAACACT ACGGCGGGTCGCGAGACGGGCCGGTGCATGTCGGTGGCGGCGATGCAGGCGCTGCACCGGCTGCGCGAGTGCCGGCTGCTGTGCGACGCGATCGTGCGCGCCGACGATGGCGCCGCGTTCCCCGTCCACCGCGCCATACTGTCAGCCTGCAGTCCCTACTTTCT GGCTCTGTTCACGACGACGCTACACTCCCGCGAGCAGAGCGATGTCCTGATCTCCGGGGTCCGCTCCGAGATCCTTCTCCTCCTCATCGAGTACGCCTACCTCCGGCGCATCGACGTCACCGACGGCAACGTCCACGAGCTCCTCATGACTGCTGACTTCCTTGCGTTCCTTGGTGTGCTACAGATCTGCTGCGATCATCTCCGCACCTCGCTTAACCCTAGGAACTGCCTCGGGATCATGACGTTTGCTAG GCGAGTGTTCTGCTACAAACTGGAAGCCGACGCTCGGAGGTACCTCCTCCGCTACTTCGTGACCGTGTCAGCGCAGAGCGACGAGTTCCTCCACCTTCCTCTCGAGGAGCTTAACTCCATCATCCTTGAAGACGAGCTCAACGTGAAGAGTGAGGAGGCGGTGTGGGAGGCCGTGCTGCGCTGGGTCAACTATGAGCCGGACGTGCGTTGGCAGCACACTGTCAAGTTGATGGGCAGCATAAGGCTTGGATTACTTGATACTCAA TTTTTCTTGGAGAACGTCAAAGACCACCCGTACGTCACTGGCAACGAGGGTTCACGACCTATCATCATAGAGACTTTAAAGTTCCTCTACGACCTTGAGATGATAGCCCAACGAGACGGAGAGGTAGCCACGCCGGAAATCGCTCGCCCGAGAGTACCACATGAA GTATTGTTTGCCATTGGAGGGTGGAGCGGTGGTTCACCGACGGCGTTTATAGAAACTTACGACACCCGCGCAGATCGCTGGATAAAG GTAGAAGAGGTGGATCCCGCTGGTCCCCGCGCGTACCACGGCACAGCGGTCTTGGGATACTGCATTTATGTCATTGGAGGATTTGATGGGATGGACTATTTTAACTCGTGCCGATGCTTTGATGCTGTTACTAAGACCTGGCGTGAG GTGGCACCGATGAACGCTCGTCGCTGCTACGTGTCCGTGGCCGTGCTCGGGGAGACGATCTACGCTATGGGCGGTTACGACGGTCACCATCGCCAGAACACGGCGGAGCGTTTCAACCACCGCACTAACCAGTGGTCGCTGGTGGCCCCGATGAATGCTCAGCGGTCGGATGCCAGCGCCGCTGCTCTTGACA ACAAGATCTACATAACCGGAGGTTTCAACGGGCAGGAGTGCATGAACACCGTAGAGGTGTACGACCCGGACACCAACCAGTGGACGAACCTGGCTCCCATGCGCTCGCGCCGCTCCGGCGTCTCGTGCATCGCCTACCATAGCAAG ATATACGTAATCGGCGGCTTCAACGGCATATCGCGCATGTGCAGCGGCGAGGTGTACGACCCGGGCACGAACACGTGGTCGCCCGTGCCCGACATGTACAACCCTCGCAGCAACTTCGCCATCGAGGTCATTGACGACATGATCTTCGCCATCGGTGGATTCAACGGCGTCACCACTATTTACCATGTGGAGTGTTATGATGAGAGGACCAATGAGTG GTACGAAGCGACGGACATGAACATCTACCGCTCGGCGCTGTCAGCGTGTGTGATCATGGGGCTGCCCAACGTGTACGACTACATCCACAAGCACCGCGAGCGGCTGATGGAGGAGAAGCGGCAGAAGATCCTGCTCTCGGAGACCGCGCGCCACGGACAGCTGCGCACCGCCCTGCCTGAT
- the LOC134651963 gene encoding alpha-aminoadipic semialdehyde synthase, mitochondrial, whose translation MLHKSAALRSKRIHHMAYYSTANKSRKVIAIRREDQSVWERRAPFAPLNVNRFVRNGVKVIVQPSNRRAYPMQSYISAGAVIQEDISEANVIFGVKQTPIDLLIPNKTYCFFSHTIKAQEANMPMLDAILAKNIRLIDYEKLMDDAGNRVVAFGKYAGVAGMINILHGLGLRLLALGHHTPFMHIGPAHNYRNSSMARQAIRDAGYEVALGMMPKSLGPLTFVFTGSGNVSQGSQEIFSELPHEYVPPEMLRKVAEHGSPNKIYGCEVRRRHHLERKNGGGYDAQEYEEHPERYISTFAQKIAPYTSVLVNCIYWAVDSPKLLTIPDAKHLLIPSNTPWLPKSIGAPALPHRMLAICDISADPGGSIEFMNECTTIDTPFCLYDADRNKDTKSFKGPGVLVCSIDNMPTQLPRESTDFFGDLLFPYAEDIMKSDASRPLEEHNFSPVVQGAIITSNGTLTPPFEYINELRSSNNRSRHKVEGNDQQNSVVILGSGLVSAPVVEYLAKEKNISVTIASQVKEEADALAERYGVRSAFLQADDDAALRAMVSRARLVVSLLPYELHGAAARAAIEAGAHMVTASYVRPEVQELHSRAKEAGVTILNEVGLDPGIDHLLALECIHDVQNHGGRVDSFVSYCGGLPAPEFSDNALRYKFSWNPRGVLLNTISAAKYLSRGQVVEVLSGGELMSVARELDFLPGFAFEGFPNRDSTQYAKLYGIEDAHTIFRGTIRYRGFAETMIAMQLFGLVDPNPHPSLHPEGPEITWRQFACELLGLTDSSIFYENLKTRLTERIGGAGAAGLESLGLLEDSVIVKRNTPLDTVSHYLTNKLKLGGDETDFVVLRHEVGVTWRDGRKERREVTMTVRGDPSGYTAMARTVGLPTAIAAKMIIDGEIQERGVVLPFAPVVYKSLLSRLRAHGVTAREICRPLN comes from the exons ATGTTACATAAATCGGCTGCGCTGCGCTCGAAGCGCATACATCACATGGCATACTATTCGACAGCAAATAAG TCACGGAAAGTAATAGCCATCCGACGCGAAGACCAGTCAGTATGGGAGCGGCGGGCGCCATTCGCTCCGTTAAACGTGAATCGCTTCGTGCGGAACGGAGTCAAGGTCATCGTACAGCCCTCCAACAGGCGCGCTTACCCCATGCAG TCCTACATAAGCGCTGGCGCAGTGATCCAAGAAGACATCAGCGAAGCCAACGTGATCTTCGGCGTGAAGCAGACCCCCATAGACCTCCTCATCCCGAACAAGACTTACTGCTTCTTTTCGCACACCATCAAGGCACAGGAAGCTAATATGCCCATGCTGGATGCCATTTTGGCTAAG AACATCAGACTGATAGACTACGAAAAGCTGATGGACGATGCAGGCAACCGGGTGGTAGCGTTCGGCAAGTACGCGGGCGTCGCGGGCATGATCAACATACTACATGGACTGGGGCTGCGACTGCTGGCGCTGGGGCACCACACACCCTTCATG CACATTGGACCAGCGCACAACTACCGCAACTCCAGCATGGCGCGGCAAGCCATCAGAGACGCCGGGTACGAGGTGGCGCTCGGCATGATGCCTAAATCACTGGGACCGCTGACGTTCGTGTTTACCGGCTCAGGAAACGTTTCCCAG GGAAGTCAAGAAATATTCTCAGAGTTACCTCACGAATACGTTCCACCGGAAATGCTCAGAAAAGTAGCGGAACACGGAA GTCCAAACAAGATCTACGGGTGCGAGGTGCGCCGGCGGCACCATTTGGAGAGGAAAAATGGCGGCGGTTACGATGCGCAGGAGTATGAAGAACACCCTGAGCGATACATCTCTACCTTCGCGCAAAAG ATAGCGCCATACACGTCTGTCCTGGTGAACTGCATCTACTGGGCGGTGGACAGCCCCAAGCTGCTGACCATCCCCGACGCCAAGCACCTCCTCATCCCCTCCAACACGCCCTGGCTGCCCAAGAGCATTGGCGCCCCCGCTCTGCCGCACCG AATGCTGGCCATTTGCGACATCTCAGCGGATCCAGGCGGTTCCATCGAGTTCATGAACGAGTGCACCACCATCGACACGCCCTTCTGTCTGTATGACGCCGATCGGAATAAGGACACTAAAAG tttcaAGGGCCCCGGCGTGCTGGTGTGCTCCATCGACAACATGCCGACGCAGCTGCCGCGCGAGTCCACGGACTTCTTCGGAGACCTGCTCTTCCCCTACGCCGAGGACATCATGAAGTCTGATGCTTCGCGGCCCTTGGAGGAACACAACTTCTCGCCCGTCGTTCAAGGA GCCATAATCACGAGTAACGGCACACTGACGCCGCCTTTCGAATACATTAACGAATTGCGATCATCAAACAA TCGATCGCGCCACAAGGTGGAAGGCAACGACCAGCAGAACTCGGTGGTCATCCTGGGCAGTGGACTGGTGTCAGCTCCCGTGGTCGAGTACCTCGCGAAGGAGAAAAATATCTCTGTTACTATCG CGTCTCAAGTAAAGGAGGAGGCGGATGCGCTAGCTGAGCGCTACGGCGTGCGCTCCGCGTTCCTGCAGGCCGACGACGACGCGGCGCTCCGCGCCATGGTGTCGCGCGCGCGGCTCGTGGTGTCCCTGTTGCCGTACGAACTGCACGGGGCCGCCGCGAGAGCCGCCATCGAAGCCGGAGCGCATATGGTCACGGCGTCTTATGTGAGGCCTGAGGTGCAGGAGTTACATAGCCG TGCTAAGGAGGCCGGAGTGACGATCCTCAACGAAGTCGGCCTGGACCCCGGCATCGACCATCTCCTGGCTCTCGAGTGCATCCACGACGTCCAGAACCATGGCGGAAGAGTCGACTCCTTCGTCTCTTACTGCGGAG GTCTGCCGGCGCCCGAGTTCAGTGACAACGCTCTGAGGTACAAGTTCTCATGGAACCCGCGAGGCGTGCTGCTCAACACAATCTCCGCGGCTAAATACTTGAGCAGAGGACAG GTAGTGGAGGTCCTCAGCGGCGGCGAGCTGATGTCCGTAGCTCGCGAACTAGACTTCCTACCCGGCTTCGCCTTCGAGGGCTTCCCGAACCGAGACAGCACGCAGTACGCCAAGCTGTACGGCATCGAGGACGCACACACCATCTTCAGAGGCACCATCCGCTACAGAG GTTTCGCTGAAACAATGATCGCTATGCAGCTGTTCGGTTTGGTGGACCCGAACCCGCACCCCTCACTCCATCCAGAAGGACCTGAAATTACTTGG CGTCAATTCGCCTGCGAGCTGCTAGGCCTCACCGACTCGTCCATCTTCTATGAGAACCTGAAGACGCGCCTCACGGAGCGCatcggcggcgccggcgcggccggGCTCGAGTCTCTGGGGCTTCTCGAGGATAGCGTTATTGTCAAGAGGAACACGCCGCTCGACACTGTCAGCCATTACTTGACTAACAAGTTGAAATTAG GCGGCGACGAGACAGACTTCGTGGTGCTTCGGCATGAAGTTGGCGTGACATGGCGAGACGGGCGCAAGGAGAGGCGAGAGGTCACCATGACAGTTCGTGGCGATCCGTCGGGATACACGGCTATGGCGCGCACCGTCGGGCTGCCCACTGCCATTGCCGCCAAGATGATCATAGACG GTGAAATTCAAGAGCGTGGCGTTGTGCTTCCCTTCGCACCGGTAGTCTACAAGTCGCTGCTGTCGCGGCTGCGCGCGCATGGCGTCACAGCTCGCGAGATATGCCGCCCGCTCAACTAA
- the LOC134651951 gene encoding kelch-like protein 10 isoform X1: MKILLSSNVNWKKKTAGRETGRCMSVAAMQALHRLRECRLLCDAIVRADDGAAFPVHRAILSACSPYFLALFTTTLHSREQSDVLISGVRSEILLLLIEYAYLRRIDVTDGNVHELLMTADFLAFLGVLQICCDHLRTSLNPRNCLGIMTFARRVFCYKLEADARRYLLRYFVTVSAQSDEFLHLPLEELNSIILEDELNVKSEEAVWEAVLRWVNYEPDVRWQHTVKLMGSIRLGLLDTQFFLENVKDHPYVTGNEGSRPIIIETLKFLYDLEMIAQRDGEVATPEIARPRVPHEVLFAIGGWSGGSPTAFIETYDTRADRWIKVEEVDPAGPRAYHGTAVLGYCIYVIGGFDGMDYFNSCRCFDAVTKTWREVAPMNARRCYVSVAVLGETIYAMGGYDGHHRQNTAERFNHRTNQWSLVAPMNAQRSDASAAALDNKIYITGGFNGQECMNTVEVYDPDTNQWTNLAPMRSRRSGVSCIAYHSKIYVIGGFNGISRMCSGEVYDPGTNTWSPVPDMYNPRSNFAIEVIDDMIFAIGGFNGVTTIYHVECYDERTNEWYEATDMNIYRSALSACVIMGLPNVYDYIHKHRERLMEEKRQKILLSETARHGQLRTALPDVHLMEDNDDMLEQLGLMENQANVPVPPPPPPPPQLQDRE; this comes from the exons ATGAAAATACTGTTATCTAGTAATGTCAACTGGAAAAAAAAG ACGGCGGGTCGCGAGACGGGCCGGTGCATGTCGGTGGCGGCGATGCAGGCGCTGCACCGGCTGCGCGAGTGCCGGCTGCTGTGCGACGCGATCGTGCGCGCCGACGATGGCGCCGCGTTCCCCGTCCACCGCGCCATACTGTCAGCCTGCAGTCCCTACTTTCT GGCTCTGTTCACGACGACGCTACACTCCCGCGAGCAGAGCGATGTCCTGATCTCCGGGGTCCGCTCCGAGATCCTTCTCCTCCTCATCGAGTACGCCTACCTCCGGCGCATCGACGTCACCGACGGCAACGTCCACGAGCTCCTCATGACTGCTGACTTCCTTGCGTTCCTTGGTGTGCTACAGATCTGCTGCGATCATCTCCGCACCTCGCTTAACCCTAGGAACTGCCTCGGGATCATGACGTTTGCTAG GCGAGTGTTCTGCTACAAACTGGAAGCCGACGCTCGGAGGTACCTCCTCCGCTACTTCGTGACCGTGTCAGCGCAGAGCGACGAGTTCCTCCACCTTCCTCTCGAGGAGCTTAACTCCATCATCCTTGAAGACGAGCTCAACGTGAAGAGTGAGGAGGCGGTGTGGGAGGCCGTGCTGCGCTGGGTCAACTATGAGCCGGACGTGCGTTGGCAGCACACTGTCAAGTTGATGGGCAGCATAAGGCTTGGATTACTTGATACTCAA TTTTTCTTGGAGAACGTCAAAGACCACCCGTACGTCACTGGCAACGAGGGTTCACGACCTATCATCATAGAGACTTTAAAGTTCCTCTACGACCTTGAGATGATAGCCCAACGAGACGGAGAGGTAGCCACGCCGGAAATCGCTCGCCCGAGAGTACCACATGAA GTATTGTTTGCCATTGGAGGGTGGAGCGGTGGTTCACCGACGGCGTTTATAGAAACTTACGACACCCGCGCAGATCGCTGGATAAAG GTAGAAGAGGTGGATCCCGCTGGTCCCCGCGCGTACCACGGCACAGCGGTCTTGGGATACTGCATTTATGTCATTGGAGGATTTGATGGGATGGACTATTTTAACTCGTGCCGATGCTTTGATGCTGTTACTAAGACCTGGCGTGAG GTGGCACCGATGAACGCTCGTCGCTGCTACGTGTCCGTGGCCGTGCTCGGGGAGACGATCTACGCTATGGGCGGTTACGACGGTCACCATCGCCAGAACACGGCGGAGCGTTTCAACCACCGCACTAACCAGTGGTCGCTGGTGGCCCCGATGAATGCTCAGCGGTCGGATGCCAGCGCCGCTGCTCTTGACA ACAAGATCTACATAACCGGAGGTTTCAACGGGCAGGAGTGCATGAACACCGTAGAGGTGTACGACCCGGACACCAACCAGTGGACGAACCTGGCTCCCATGCGCTCGCGCCGCTCCGGCGTCTCGTGCATCGCCTACCATAGCAAG ATATACGTAATCGGCGGCTTCAACGGCATATCGCGCATGTGCAGCGGCGAGGTGTACGACCCGGGCACGAACACGTGGTCGCCCGTGCCCGACATGTACAACCCTCGCAGCAACTTCGCCATCGAGGTCATTGACGACATGATCTTCGCCATCGGTGGATTCAACGGCGTCACCACTATTTACCATGTGGAGTGTTATGATGAGAGGACCAATGAGTG GTACGAAGCGACGGACATGAACATCTACCGCTCGGCGCTGTCAGCGTGTGTGATCATGGGGCTGCCCAACGTGTACGACTACATCCACAAGCACCGCGAGCGGCTGATGGAGGAGAAGCGGCAGAAGATCCTGCTCTCGGAGACCGCGCGCCACGGACAGCTGCGCACCGCCCTGCCTGAT